Proteins encoded together in one Bradyrhizobium sp. PSBB068 window:
- a CDS encoding NAD(P)/FAD-dependent oxidoreductase, which yields MLDKTDDISVAADNWLVQFEDALASPDDVLLKPLFHPDSYWRDVLALSWNIQTVNRAFAIIEELPSHARRSDPRDFRIDAERAAPRRVMRAGTNAIEAIFKFETATGRGHGIVRLIPDAADGDRLKAWTLLTALEELKGFEEQQGHTRPRGQAYSRDFRGPNWLDLRKASTEYADRDPDVLVVGGGQAGLAIAARLKQLKIDALIVDREARVGDNWRKRYHALTLHNQVQVNHLPYMPFPPNWPTYIPKDKLANWFESYVDAMELNFWTGTEFLGGSYDDAQGRWTVELRRADGTTRTMQPRHVVMATGVSGIPNLPDIPGLKNFSGKVMHSSRYEDGESWTGKRALVIGTGNSGHDIAQDLHSSGAAVTLVQRSPTLVTNIEPSAQLAYAAYNEGSLEDNDLIATSMPLTLAKRSHVLMTEQSKELDKPLLDGLARRGFKLDFGDGGTGWQFKYLTRGGGYYFNVGCSDLVASGAVALKQFSDIETFVSEGARLKNGETVEADLIVLATGYRPQEELVKKLFGEAMAQRVGPIWGFGDGQELRNMYTRTPQPGLWFIAGSLAQCRINSRYLALQIKAIEASLLPRDVGPVARLL from the coding sequence ATGCTCGACAAGACGGACGATATTTCAGTCGCCGCCGACAATTGGCTCGTGCAGTTCGAGGATGCGCTGGCGAGCCCCGACGATGTGCTGCTGAAGCCGCTGTTCCATCCCGACAGCTACTGGCGCGACGTGCTGGCGCTGAGCTGGAACATCCAGACCGTCAACCGCGCCTTCGCCATCATCGAGGAACTGCCGTCACATGCCCGTCGCAGTGACCCACGCGACTTCCGCATCGATGCCGAGCGCGCGGCGCCGCGCCGGGTGATGCGCGCCGGCACCAATGCGATCGAGGCGATCTTCAAGTTCGAGACGGCGACCGGCCGCGGCCACGGCATCGTGCGGCTGATCCCTGACGCCGCCGACGGCGACCGGCTGAAAGCCTGGACCTTGTTGACCGCGCTCGAGGAGCTCAAGGGTTTTGAGGAACAGCAGGGTCACACAAGGCCGCGCGGACAGGCCTATTCCCGCGACTTCCGCGGACCGAACTGGCTCGACCTGCGCAAGGCGTCCACCGAGTACGCCGATCGCGATCCGGATGTGCTTGTCGTCGGCGGCGGACAGGCCGGGCTCGCGATCGCCGCGCGGCTCAAGCAGCTCAAGATCGACGCGCTGATCGTCGACCGCGAGGCGCGCGTCGGCGACAATTGGCGCAAGCGCTACCACGCGCTGACCCTGCACAACCAGGTGCAGGTCAATCATCTGCCCTACATGCCGTTCCCGCCGAACTGGCCGACCTACATCCCGAAGGACAAGCTCGCCAACTGGTTCGAATCCTATGTCGATGCCATGGAGCTGAACTTCTGGACCGGCACGGAATTTCTGGGCGGCAGCTACGACGATGCGCAAGGACGCTGGACCGTCGAGCTGCGCCGCGCCGACGGCACGACGCGGACCATGCAGCCGCGCCATGTCGTGATGGCAACCGGCGTCAGCGGCATCCCCAATCTGCCCGACATCCCAGGCCTGAAGAATTTTTCCGGCAAGGTCATGCATTCCAGCCGCTACGAGGACGGCGAGAGCTGGACCGGCAAGCGTGCGCTGGTGATCGGCACCGGCAACAGCGGCCACGATATCGCGCAGGACCTGCATTCCTCCGGCGCCGCGGTCACGCTGGTGCAGCGCTCCCCGACCCTGGTCACCAATATCGAGCCGTCGGCGCAGCTCGCCTATGCCGCCTATAATGAAGGCTCGCTCGAGGACAATGACCTGATCGCGACCTCGATGCCGCTTACGCTCGCCAAGCGCAGCCATGTGCTGATGACCGAGCAGTCGAAGGAGCTCGACAAGCCGCTGCTCGACGGTCTCGCCCGCAGGGGTTTCAAGCTCGATTTCGGCGATGGCGGCACCGGCTGGCAGTTCAAATACCTGACCCGCGGCGGCGGTTATTACTTCAACGTCGGCTGCTCCGACCTCGTCGCGAGCGGCGCGGTCGCGCTGAAGCAGTTTTCCGACATCGAGACCTTCGTCAGCGAAGGCGCAAGGCTCAAGAACGGCGAGACGGTGGAAGCCGACCTCATCGTGCTCGCGACCGGCTACCGGCCGCAGGAAGAGCTGGTGAAGAAACTGTTCGGCGAGGCGATGGCCCAACGCGTCGGCCCGATCTGGGGTTTTGGCGACGGGCAGGAGCTGCGCAACATGTACACCCGCACGCCGCAGCCCGGCCTGTGGTTCATCGCCGGCAGCCTCGCGCAATGCCGCATCAACTCGCGCTATCTCGCGCTGCAGATCAAGGCGATCGAGGCCAGCCTGCTGCCGCGCGACGTCGGGCCGGTGGCGAGGCTTTTATAG